In a single window of the Esox lucius isolate fEsoLuc1 chromosome 22, fEsoLuc1.pri, whole genome shotgun sequence genome:
- the LOC105020014 gene encoding neuronal membrane glycoprotein M6-b isoform X2: MDGTKPVMESTAEENLEEREESKGCFECCIKCLGGVPYASLVATILCFSGVALFCGCGHVALTGTLTMLENHFSRITSDHATLTAVVQIMQYTIYGIASFFAVYGIVLLAEGFYTTSAVKKELQSEFKTTVCGRCITATFVFLTYILGLAFLGIFGFSAIPVFLFYNMWTTCAAMKSPMANITDPDSICVDVRQYGVIPWTATPGKACGSILGDICSSSEFYLSFHLYIVACAGAGATLIALLIYMMAATYNYAILKFMSHGNRRPDKFSEPY, translated from the exons GTTGCTTCGAATGCTGCATCAAGTGTCTGGGCGGAGTGCCCTACGCCTCCCTGGTGGCCACCATCCTGTGCTTCTCGGGCGTGGCGCTCTTCTGTGGGTGTGGCCACGTCGCGCTTACCGGCACACTGACCATGCTGGAGAACCACTTCTCGCGGATCACCAGTGACCACGCCACCCTCACGGCCGT GGTCCAGATCATGCAGTACACCATCTACGGCATCGCCTCGTTCTTCGCCGTGTACGGGATCGTCCTGCTGGCCGAGGGCTTCTACACCACCAGCGCCGTCAAGAAAGAGCTCCAGAGCGAGTTCAAAACCACCGTGTGTGGACGCTGCATCACGGCCACG TTTGTGTTCCTGACCTACATCCTGGGCCTGGCCTTCCTGGGGATCTTTGGCTTCTCTGCCATCCCCGTCTTCCTCTTCTACAACATGTGGACCACCTGTGCCGCCATGAAGTCCCCCATGGCCAACATCACCGATCCTGACTCCATCTGTGTGGACGTCCGGCAGTATG GTGTTATCCCATGGACCGCGACACCGGGCAAAGCCTGTGGATCCATCCTAGGGGACATCTGCAGCAGCAGCGAA TTCTACCTGTCTTTCCACCTGTACATTGTTGCCTGTGCCGGAGCTGGGGCCACACTCATTGCATTG CTCATCTACATGATGGCCGCCACATATAACTATGCCATTCTCAAGTTTATGAGCCACGGCAACCGCCGCCCTGACAAGTTCTCTGAGCCATAttag